The window GCGGGCTTTTTTGACAGGGTAAAGGTGAAGGAGCCGGAGCTTGAAAAGCTCATCCAGTATGACGCAAGGATGGTGGAGCTCGCTGAGGAGATCGCCAAGATGGCTGGGGTTATAAGGGGTGCAGTTTCTGACCCCGCAAGGCTCGGCGTGGAAGTCCTGAATCTCGATGACAAGATTAGAGAGTTTGAGGACACAGTTGAGGGCAGAAGCATGATTCTGAGAGGTGAGTGAAATGGTGCAGGTCATAGAGTGGGTCAACCCCGGTGAAGACGAGATAATCTGGCGCTACCCCAACGAGGTCATCAAGTGGGGTGCCCAGCTGATAGTCCACGAGTATGAAGTGGCAGTCTTCATGCGCGACGGCAAAATATACGACGTTCTCGGCCCTGGGAGGCACACGCTGACGACCCAAAACCTTCCGCTCCTCTACAAGCTCGTTGGCGGTTCAAACAGCCCGTTTAAGGCGACGGTAATCTTCGTCAGCATGAAGGAGTTCCAGGGACGCTATGGGGGAGAGACGCAGACAAGGGAGCTTGCTCCGATAAAGTACTACGGTGTCTACTGGTTTAAGGTGGCCGATCCCGTGCTTTTCATCACCGAGGTCGTCGGCGGTCAGAGCCTCTACGACGCTAATGATGTCACCAGATTCATCAGGGCCTACTTCAACGAGGGCATGATGAAGCACCTCTCGGCTTACTCAATCGTCGACCTTTTCCAGAACCTTGATATGGTCAGCACACAGGTCAAGGTCAAGCTCATAGAGGACTTCAGGCGGCTTGGCCTTGAGCTGGTTGACGTCAAGATTGAGGGGGTAAACACGACCGACGAGTGGCGCCAGAGGCTCTTCTGGATTATGCAGACAGGAAACGCTCAATACGTCATGCAGATGGACACC of the Thermococcus onnurineus NA1 genome contains:
- a CDS encoding SPFH domain-containing protein; this translates as MVQVIEWVNPGEDEIIWRYPNEVIKWGAQLIVHEYEVAVFMRDGKIYDVLGPGRHTLTTQNLPLLYKLVGGSNSPFKATVIFVSMKEFQGRYGGETQTRELAPIKYYGVYWFKVADPVLFITEVVGGQSLYDANDVTRFIRAYFNEGMMKHLSAYSIVDLFQNLDMVSTQVKVKLIEDFRRLGLELVDVKIEGVNTTDEWRQRLFWIMQTGNAQYVMQMDTTKQVAAELGKSSGAAMGTGMVLIPQLMQPPAQPAQPYAGAGVPPAQPQQPAAPAAQQQEICPYCGKPLPPGARFCPYCGHQIHRCPNGHIVPEGAKFCPVCGAKIE